The following coding sequences lie in one Miscanthus floridulus cultivar M001 chromosome 9, ASM1932011v1, whole genome shotgun sequence genomic window:
- the LOC136480046 gene encoding uncharacterized protein codes for MGSTEQGGSSVPAVIASPTTATQRTGEGNVEHQTPTPVLVIEKDPVESAEHTEQARSKRRSFAMSFRASKLSASTENPNQLAGYGTASPAMAEKTAQQLAVEEPIEESPPEPQQASDPTTVPEQLVEKTAEQSTSAPSTNPAEASTLAPSEPTHAGEQQPELA; via the exons atggggtcgacggagcagggtggctcctctgtgccagcagtgatcgcatcaccgaccactgcaacacagaggacggGCGAGGgaaatgtcgagcatcaaaccccgacaCCAGTACTGGTCAtcgaaaaagacccggtggaatcCGCCGAGCACACGGAGCAGGCgcgatcgaagagacgctccttcgccatgtcattccgtgcctccaagct gtcggcgtccaccgaaaatcccaacCAGCTAGCCGGGTACGGCACGGCctcgccagcaatggcggaaaaaactgcccagcagctagCCGTGGAGGAACCCATAGAGGAAAGTCCGCCGGAACCTCAGCAGGCGAGCGACCCGacgacagtccctgagcagctgGTTGAGAAGACAGCtgagcaaagtacaagtgctccaagcacaaaCCCTGCTGAAGCAAGTACCTTGGCGCCAAGTGAACCAACCCATGCcggggagcagcagccggagttGGCATAG